The Glycine max cultivar Williams 82 chromosome 17, Glycine_max_v4.0, whole genome shotgun sequence genome contains the following window.
CAATGTGAAAAGATGCCAATGCCTTACGCTACCAATAATAGTACCGTCGCATGCCCACCAAATTAAGCCTTCCTCACTTAGTTCATCCCAAGTCCAAATCACTACCAGCTATTGACATTACCCTACTAACCCCAGTCCCCTCATTAAGCCATCGAatgatacaaaacaaaaaaatattctaaagttaaagaattttctcaatcaCTTCaagataagtaaaaaaaaataaatgaacatAAAACTATTAAACAAAGATAGTTCAAGCGTAACCatcatcatattcatatatttacACTACGCGCAATCATGTACAACTTAGAAAGTCAGGGTGTAGTATGACGAATTGACGATTAGTATAAGaccaaaatgattaaaaaaacaatatataaaaaattactgtattaaaaaaacaaaaaataaatgtaaatacaCAAGTTGTCGACTACAAAGTGCAACCAAATTAgaatccattttttattttagtttctgttaaaaataatttaagtctCACATCGATTAAAGTTAATcttacattaaaatatataagtaagaGACCATCCtcatttcttgaattaatttttaagattgaTTTAGACCTTTCACATCATTCATTCTAGTTTTATTATGCAAGTGGTGATGCTGTTGTTTTGCCTTGGTTGAAAACAGATCAACTTGTCTTTGTACTTTCTTTCTGGAAAGGAGATACTGACCCCACCAGCAACAAACATCGCGTTATTAAGGGGTTTTAATCCCTGTTTTTCAGATGAAGAAGAaatgtttatttgaaaaagaaacagagattgttttttctttaaataagaaaacatatGAGTATTTACTTTTCTATTAATAgctatcattatatttttttgttaattactaATATGAAAGGAATGATCGTTTTGACTATTGATATTCGTCTACTTTATTTACAAGAAAAGtctaaatataaaagaaaataaattttaacttttggtGAACAATAAATTATAGTAATTGATTCTATTATTACATTAGAAAAGTCTAAATTCTCATCTAGGTTAGTACCCGAGATCcgtctttttcaaattttctaatGCTAATATGTGAAATACTTATACTCTAGTTAATGCAATATTAAGAAAATAGCCGTCTCAGTGAATAATTAATTggcttaaaaggaaaaaaagattcTTTTGAAACCGATACCagtttataacttataagtgcTATTGCCTGCAGTAATGTACACATGAAATGAACTGTCTTTCCAACAGCATTTGCAACATTCAGACATAAATAACATAACTTTCCTGCGAAGGAAGTTTTATGTCATTACATTATCACAACTCTTTTGTTTCTCTGGCATGCAACTAAAAAACTCTGCTGCTGTAGCTCTGGCTTGCAACTAAAAAACTCTGCTGCTGTAGCAAAGCCTCAGTTCTATGGCTTCCTAGTTGcccatttgagaaaaaaaaaaccacaaagATCTTGAATTTGGCTGATTCTGGAAATGGGTTCTCAGATAAGGCTTCTGGGCCTGTGTCTTTGGATGTACTTGGCATGCTTAAGCTTCATTGGTGTGGGTGCTGTGTATGGAAGAGAAGGTGAAGTTTTGGAAGGGATTGTTTTAGTTCATGGGAAAACTGCTATTGGAAGGATTGATGATGATTCTATCTGTGCAACCCTGGATTGGTGGCCTTCTCAGAAATGTGACTATGGAAAATGCAGTTGGGGTCATGCTTCTCTGCTCAATCTGgtattttccctttctttcttgtCTTATTGTTCCTGAATCtgtcttcctttttttcttgtcttaTGGTTCCTGAATCTGTCAaaaggtttttcttttcttttcagaataataaaatggtttttgctgcttttttatttatttattaataaatagcATTCTCTGCATGATGACGTTTTTTTTCTCCTCTTCAGAATGATACTCTGAATGCGCGTCTAGGGTGGCTTAGCTCAGCTGAAAAAATATCTCCTGCAAAcacatttatgtattttttttcaaattataattttctgaCCAAGTAATGATGAGATTATACTAATAGTGTATACCCCTCCCCTCCCTACCACTAATAAAGGTTCTGGTCCTGTCATAAACTTTCAGAATCTGATACAGTTGTTAAAGGTCAGAATGAATTTACATCTTATAATTTTCATCTCATGCAGGACCTCaacaacaaaattttgttaaatgcaGTAAAAGGTAAGAGGGAATTTTATATCTGGATTATTTTCACAGCAATTTACTTCATTTCTCATTTTGCCTTTGAATGTTTTTTCAGCCTTTTCACCCTTGAAAATTAGATTAGGTGGCACTTTGCAAGACAAGGTCATATATGGAACTGAAGATTGTCGTCAACCCTGTACTCCTTTTGTTTTGAATGCGAATGAAATGTTTGGTTTCACTCAAGGGTGCTTACCGATGTATAGGTGGGATGAGCTAAACAGCTTTTTCCAAAAAGCAGGGTAAAATCAGTTTTCCCTTCTGACTTGTTACCCATGTGTTTGTTTAGGACTAAATAGATTCATCTTGTTGATTTGGCAACTGTGTTTTTAACGACTTTAACACCAATAATAGGTATATTTCAGGGTTAAGGTTGTCTTTGGATTAAATGCTCTTGCTGGAAAATCTATAAAGTCTGGTTCTGCAGTTGGACCTTGGAACTACACCAATGCTGAATCGTTAATACGATACACAGTCAGAAAGAAGTACACCATTCATGGTTGGGAACTTGGTAAGTGTATGTTGTCCTCATTACAAATACCAAAATAGTAAGTACTACTGACACAATAAGACTAGAATTGAAAATGGGGATTTCTTAAGGATTAAGGCTCTCATTATCCTTATCACAAGGCATGAGTTCACTTGACAATGACAAtcattcacaaatttaattttcttatgtaaatatttgtaagttatcaaatattttttactaaaagaaagaaaaatggtaACTTTCCATCTTTAGAATTAATTGTGTTGTTGAATAAGCCGTGATGAATAAATCCATCTTGTGTATGGACTAACTACAAGGAGCTTTTTTTATGGGCAGGTAATGAATTGTGTGGAAATGGAATAGGAGCAAGTGTTGCAGCAGATCAATATGCTTTTGATGTAGGTGCTTTAAGAAACATAGTTGAAAATGCATATAGAGGGTTTGAACATAATAAGCCACTAGTCATTGCACCTGGAGGCTTCTTTGACTCGGAttggttcaaggaatttatAAGCAAATCTGGTAAATCTGTAGATGTGGTCACCCACCACATTTATAACCTTGGGCCAGGTATCTTCCACAAAACTGGATATAAATTTATCTTGTTTTATTAATCTCCATGCATTTGATTATAACTGAAAGCTATTTACAGGAGTTGATGACCACATAACTGAAAAAATTCTTGACCCTTCCTATCTGGATGGAGAGGCTAACACATTCAGCAGCCTGAAAAGTATAGTTCAAAGTTCAGCAACCTCAGTAAAATCATGGGTTGGTGAAGCAGGAGGGGCTTACAATAGTGGCCATCACCTTGTGTCTGATGCATTTGTCTACAGCTTCTGGTTAGTGTAACTCCCCTTGCTTTGTGAATTTCATCAATGATTCCTTACATGTTTATTCTCTAATGGTATCATATTAATCACAGGTATTTAGACCAACTTGGCATGTCAGCTGTTTATGACACCAGAACATACTGCAGACAAAGTTTGATAGGAGGAAACTATGGTTTGCTGAATACTAGTACTTTCATGCCAAATCCAGACTATTATAGGtactaaaaattgaatttcatagTTGAACAATGAAACAGCATAAACAATTAAATATGGACTGATATATCAGATTGTGTTCCCATGTGTGTGATGTTTGCTTCGTTAATTGCTTGCCACTTTGTGAAGGAacctattttctaatagaacaaagGGTTTTATTAAGTGGGGTCCCATTTGAAGTACATTCATAATGCtgttttataacatttttttggtcATGTACTTTCTTTCATACAGTGCACTTCTATGGCACCGACTCATGGGAGGACGTGTCCTCTCAACTACCTTCTATGGGACAAAGAAGATAAGAACTTATGCACATTGTGCAAAGCAATCCGTAAGTGAAATTCTGTATCTTTATATGGTAGATGTATTATATGTGAAATCTAATTTGATACTCTCTTACAGAAAGGGATCACAATACTAGTACTCAACTTGGACAACAGCACCACTGTTGAAGTCAATGTGgccttaaaatttaacaagttACCATACCGAAGAGTTGGTGAACCAGCAAGAAGAGAGTACCATTTAACAGCACCAGACAGGAATTTACATAGCCAAACCATGTTGCTAAATGGAAAAATTTTAAGTGTAAACTCAGCTGGTGAAATTCCTCCTTTGGATCCTCTATATGTAAACTCAAGAAAGCCAATAATAGTTGGTCCTCTATCTATTGTATTTGCTCATATACCAAATGTTCTTCTTTCGGCATGCAGCTAAAGCTAGCTAGCTCAGTGGCACTAGGTGAAACTGAAAATTGGTTTCACTTGGTGGTTGATAAAATAAGAGATAGTAGAATACATGAaaattctgttttcaatttattaGAGAGTGTTGTTCTTTTCTTCTCCACCCCTAATGGGGCCTATAGGATTTTGACTACTAGCTTTGTTTGTTTTCCGATGCGTACCATTCAGTTGTTAtgacaaattttaaattctacaaAATTGAAAGTGACCTTTAATTTCTTGCCACATGTGGATGAgacatttttctccttcacaTTCAATGCTAGAATTTTGACTGCTCAATAGCTGTTTATCAGCAATAAGTTATCCAAGCCgagcttgttttgttttttttataatactagTAAATCAGAACgagaattttttaaagatattccATGGTCCTTCATTAACAACGATTTTACAAATCTCTTTGTACTgacattaattgaaaattatatttattaaaaagaataatattaatgttattaatacattttcactgcaattttaattaaaatctttattattttcttaattgttaTTTCTTATTTAGAAGAGTCCTTGTAAAATAGTCAGAAAAAAAGAGTACTTGTAACATATTCTTCAATCTTAACTCAccctattattaattaaaatacattaaaaaattataataagtgaGTCACGTTAAATAAGATAGGCTTTAAAAAAgttgtaaattttaataaattttaagtaataataaaaaatgttcaaaaaatctgaaaagaagaTAACAAATTCTTATTCTCTCCATTCCAAAATAAGTGATTTATTAGATTGTAACACAGGCAAgaaaacttaataaataaataaaagataataatagtTCTACAAAATTAACCTTATTAAATAGACTGGGGGAAGAgcctctctaaattttttaaataataaaaaaatagaaattaaatacagttaatataaaaaatgacaataaaaaaattaataatataaaaataatgagaaattaatgtaagttaaaagaaaaatttaaaaagtggtTTAAAGGTAAAATTATCCAATGGAATGCATAAGGGAGTGATTacttttattaatagttatagatgaaagaaaataatattaatactaaaataatatttattagggaTATTAATCGAAACAGTTAGATTGAAAAATCAATTGCAAACACTTGTTTTGGGAACCAGAGAAATCTGAATGTGGGGCACGTACACGTAATCAATGAATAGTTGACCTCAAACAACTAAAGCTACAGAAACATGAATACaacgaaattaaaaaaaaaattgcatggaGAGCTTGCTGAGAGATTTGAATGCCTTAAAATGTAAGATTATTGAAACGGTCACTTTCTGGTTGAAACTTGCAACAGAAGGACCAGCAGAGCACCAACAGTTGGTGGAGGAAAACTGATTCTTGACTTTCAAGGATTTAAACACGTCAATACATTTTTTGGTGACCAACCACCatacattaatctgttaaaaatatacaacactGCAATATACTAATAAGCTACAgttcaaaaaaataagaatacatACAGTAATGTGCCTATACTATCATTTCTTTGTACTTAAATTATCTGATATGCATATATCAAGCGGATATACCATTATACCCCCGTGTCAAAATTCTGCTTCGCATGAAGGTTTCTTAAGTTTCTAGGCTATGCTCAGAATAATGAATGATTGGAACTTGAATCAGTTTAGCTCAGAAAAACTTTGAGGCTTACTGCTGGCGAACGCCAACCATACGATGGTACCAGTCACATAGAAGAAGATCGATGGCGCAAATAGTGATATCTACATGGTATGGAGATAgaatataaatcaaattaacaGAATGATACACatcatacaataaaaaaaaaaaaactaacattaaCAGCTACTTACACTCCATGAATGAGTTGAATCAAGAAGATAACCAGTGAGGGCTACACCCACTATTCCAGGAACAGCCCCAACAGTATTAGTTATACCCTGAGAGAaaacagaataaaaaagaaagtcagATACAATTAATCAGatatatatttacttaaaaaaaattatggacaaGGCTTTAACCTCTAACAGCAAAAAGGAGTATGATTTAGTCTAGGACTGAGTAGCATTTTCAAGCTAGTCCTAGATAACAACTTAGGTAAGGTAAGAGGAATTCTTTTGGTTGGGAAAATCAGATAGTCTTCAAAGTTAGGATCATAGCAGAGGTGAATCTACAGTTAATAATTACAAACTATAACTCATAATACATAAGGCCCCAACATGAACTGGATACACATACCAGAAGTATACTTGCATATTCTGGCGACATGTCTTGATGGGTACAATAGAGTCCTGAATAAGCAGATAAACACAGACGGTCAGGGCAAAGAAAAGTATATGAATCAGACAAGGTATATTTGAAGGATTAACTAGTACCTGATAAGGCAAAGCTTGAGAGGGCTAAACCACTTGTGAGAATCCCCACAATCTCCCAAGGCGGTAGCCCTAGATCCAGCGAGGAAAGAGTCATGCAGATTGCAGGGGACAAAAATGCAATTGATTGGCAGATCTTTcgaacctatatatatatatatattttaaagatgtTCAGGCAGCCAAGAAATTAATAACAGTCAGGATAGGCATGTTCTAATAATTTGTCTGTTGTCATTGACATGTCAAATTGGGTCAATAGCCACAACATCTACTGTGTCTACTGTCTACATCCAGTAAGGTGTAGTTGTCTTTACAGTAACATGTATTATGCATACAGCCAATTTGGATGCAAAATTTAGCAATAGAGCTGGACTCATGGCTATAGAACATGAAATTCCATTTCTTAACACAAAATGATGTTAACTTAATCATGAGGAAATACGTTTAATATCATATCATAATTCATAAGTAgtaattattcatataataaacaacaaaaacaaatgatgTTTCAGTGCCTCTCATACCACAGTGGCTTCAACTCCTCTTGAAATCAAGTTGTCAGCTAATTGTGCTGCAAGACCAGTCACAAATATTGAAGCCAGAGGCGGAAGAATAGACACCTGAAAAGATTAAGAATCCCCGATGTTTAGTATGTCTGTATGTATGTAAGACACAGACCAGtttcctctcaaaagaaattgcACATACTAATGATTGTTTCCTCTTTAcaactattatttattaaatttaaatagtttAATATTGTTCAACATATTATTTGCTATTTTATTACTACTATTTTGTACACCAAGTGTTGGGCTAGCTTAAGAAGATGATGTGAGGCCATTGAAGGTCTGtgttaggaaaaataaaagacattGAATAATTAGGTATTAGGCAATTATGTTTATGTTAATTCTGTATTAGGTAGTTATGTTGTATGTTGTGCAGTTATAGTGCTATATATGCGGTATGACAGCCCTGCAAGCAGCGGTTAATGTGTAAGTTTTTGTTTGTGATgctttgaaagaggtaatagtTAAATTTCCATCATTGTCAATGTCAAACATAAAGAATGAAAAGAGCTACTTTCCCTCTTCAACACATGAATAGACTATGTTAGCTAAAcctagaaagaaaaataatcgtCTTACCCATGCAGCTTCAGTCAGATTTAGATTCAGCTCCTCACTACATAGCATACAGATGGGCGAATTAGATTCTCCATTGGTCAAAACTGTAAGAAATACTAGAACTAAATTTTCTGtacaattttaaaacaaaaacttaaaagaattgACAATCATGTAAACCACAAAATTGTCTAATTcctcacaagaatttttcaatgCATAACTAAGCTTAATAGTATTAGATGGCCAAATGGCAGTCAGTGATCATCATTATGCATCGGTATGGAATCTACAAAGTAAACTTTTGGTTTTTCCAAGGATATATAGAGCTTTTCCATGGTCAGGCGATTGGAACTACAGGgaagtttgaatttgatgcaTAAAAATCTTCACTCATTTCTTTCACCCAAGCAAATTCTAAAGCTGAAATGGGTTCATTCCAAGCAATGAAAGACAAAAGATAAACTTAAAGAACTTTATAACTTCAAAATTTCCAGAGCACAACTGGGGAACCTCAAGTTAGAGAACTATAGAATTTATTATTCTTCATGCACATGATCCAATTGTTAAaccttatttataaattatttataagtaaTGACTTTCTTTCCCAAATTAACCAAATATTAGACATGGaggatatttaaaaaataaataaaaataaagtagtcAAGCTGTATGATCAGCACATAAGTATTGTGGTAAAGCATTAAATGCTCACACAGTACCTAAAAAATGTGGGAAGCCATGATAGACAGTTATAGTGACCCCAACTACCACAGAAATGAGCATATATCATAGCCCACACAGCACGATTTTGGAAAAAGGCCTTCCATGGTACTTCCTGTATTTTAAGAACAAGACACAAAACAAAGTTACGTAGCAGATATTGTAAGTATTCATTCAATCTAACCCAGTGTAAGgcttacacacacacacaggcaAAAAGCATTCTGCTATttcttaagttaaaaaattagatactTTTAATAGGAGAAAGTAAAAGTAGATACTATTAGAGATGGTTAATATCAATGAAATGAAATCTAGCCTTTGAACTCTTCAGAATACTTGGAAATTGGAGTTGCTTGAGAAAACTCCTCTCtatgaatatatatttaaatctcaTTACCATGAAAATCCTTAACAAAAGATAACTTCTAAATTGTATCAAGACGAGATAAGGATATTATCTATAATAACTAACACTAGCAAATAGTtatcaatagaaaaaatattagaatatctAGAGCCATTAAGCAGAACTGCCATGTCATTCCTAGGGACATTCAAACTTTGACACAAAAGTGAGCTTCAAAACTGCCATAAGTTTTTTATTCATACCTTCAAAGAGCCATTCAGTTCTCTCAGAGAAGTTTTCCATGATTGTGTCATGGTATCTTGATCTGCTGTGAGACAATCGAAATCAAAAGTGAAAAACAACCAATTTAACCATAAGGCTCAAAATAAGTAAACAAAAGAATGGAAGTCTTGAACTGAACAGCCAAGACAACTTATACATGAACATGCATGCTGCCTTCAAGGCATAACATATGAAAAACATAATAGTAAAAGATATTAtcttcatttataatttatcaattCTTAACTAAAATTACAGATTATGAGGACTAGACTACTTAGATGCTGTTAAGAACCAAGAGGTTCCA
Protein-coding sequences here:
- the LOC100792087 gene encoding heparanase-like protein precursor, encoding MGSQIRLLGLCLWMYLACLSFIGVGAVYGREGEVLEGIVLVHGKTAIGRIDDDSICATLDWWPSQKCDYGKCSWGHASLLNLDLNNKILLNAVKAFSPLKIRLGGTLQDKVIYGTEDCRQPCTPFVLNANEMFGFTQGCLPMYRWDELNSFFQKAGVKVVFGLNALAGKSIKSGSAVGPWNYTNAESLIRYTVRKKYTIHGWELGNELCGNGIGASVAADQYAFDVGALRNIVENAYRGFEHNKPLVIAPGGFFDSDWFKEFISKSGKSVDVVTHHIYNLGPGVDDHITEKILDPSYLDGEANTFSSLKSIVQSSATSVKSWVGEAGGAYNSGHHLVSDAFVYSFWYLDQLGMSAVYDTRTYCRQSLIGGNYGLLNTSTFMPNPDYYSALLWHRLMGGRVLSTTFYGTKKIRTYAHCAKQSKGITILVLNLDNSTTVEVNVALKFNKLPYRRVGEPARREYHLTAPDRNLHSQTMLLNGKILSVNSAGEIPPLDPLYVNSRKPIIVGPLSIVFAHIPNVLLSACS